The Anolis carolinensis isolate JA03-04 chromosome 2, rAnoCar3.1.pri, whole genome shotgun sequence genome has a window encoding:
- the katnal2 gene encoding katanin p60 ATPase-containing subunit A-like 2, with protein MELTYHALKKTHEVREAEEMRIEARRKNLLILILHYLTEEGYVDTANTLEQETKMNLRRFEVCDNVDLETIMMEYESYYYVKFQKYPKITKKTLDSTDNKSRSGGKLKRAGSSTYRNLPKISQHQTTQRPTSKANASRTADSKCCSKESPRQDSEDALTRMSSDFGLNVSAIHKGGGGEGTHPRRGQIIDFRGMIHDAIKGASSEIALHSLNCNPDPSERLLKPLGAFGGMSAEMRELATVVSRDIYLHNPNVKWSDIIGLDAAKRLVKEAVVYPIRYPQLFTGILSPWKGLLLYGPPGTGKTLLAKAVATECNTTFFNISASTIVSKWRGDSEKLVRVLFELARYHAPSTIFLDELESVMSQRGTVPGGEHEGSRRMKTELLVQMDGLARSDDLVFVLAASNLPWELDCAMLRRLEKRILVDLPSQEARQAMIQHWLPPVSNSGGVTLRTELDYALLSQEMDGYSGSDIKLGCKEAAMRPVRKIFSALENHQPDTGSLPVIQLDTVTTKDFLEVLMHTKPSAKNLTQKYTSWQREFESV; from the exons ATGGAGTTAACGTACCATGCTTTAAAAAAGACGCATGAAGTGAGGGAAGCG GAAGAGATGCGAATAGAAGCCCGTCGAAAAAATCTTCTCATTCTGATACTACATTATTTAACTGAAGAAGG ATATGTTGATACTGCAAACACTTTGGAACAAGAAACAAAAATGAACTTGCGACGCTTTGAAGTTTGCGACAATGTTGATCTTGAAACTATTATGATGGAATATGAAAGCTATTACTACGTTAAATTTCAGAAGTATCCAAAGATCACCAAAAAGACCTTAGATTCCA ctgataaTAAATCAAGAAGTGGAGGAAAATTAAAAAG GGCAGGTAGCAGCACATACCGAAATCTCCCTAAAATCAGCCAGCATCAAACAACGCAGAGGCCCACATCAAAAGCAAATGCTTCGAGAACAGCAGACTCCAAATGCTGCAGCAAGGAGAGCCCTAGACAG GACAGTGAAGATGCTTTGACTCGTATGTCATCTGACTTTGGTTTAAATGTATCCGCAATCCACAAAGGAGGAGGTGGAGAAGGGACTCATCCTAGAAGG GGTCAAATTATTGATTTCCGTGGGATGATCCACGATGCTATTAAAGGTGCTTCAAGTGAAATAGCTTTGCATAGTCTTAACTGCAATCCGGATCCTTCG GAACGACTGTTAAAACCACTAGGAGCCTTTGGTGGGATGTCTGCTGAAATGAGAGAACTTGCTACAGTCGTGAGCCGG GATATTTATCTCCATAATCCAAACGTCAAATGGAGTGATATTATTGGACTTGATGCAGCCAAACGGTTAGTCAAGGAAGCTGTGGTGTATCCCATACGG TATCCACAGCTGTTTACAGGCATCTTGTCTCCATGGAAAGGATTACTGCTTTATGGACCTCCAG GTACTGGAAAAACTTTGCTTGCAAAAGCTGTGGCCACTGAATGCAATACTACTTTCTTCAATATCTCAGCATCCACTATCGTCAGCAAATGGAGGGGTGATTCAGAAAAACTTGTCAGA GTCTTGTTTGAGCTGGCCCGCTACCATGCTCCCTCCACAATCTTCCTGGATGAGCTGGAGTCCGTCATGAGTCAACGAGGCACTGTGCCAGG TGGTGAACACGAAGGAAGCAGGCGGATGAAAACAGAATTATTGGTGCAGATGGATGGCCTGGCCCGATCGGATGATCTTGTCTTTGTTTTAGCGGCTTCCAACCTACCCTG GGAACTGGATTGTGCCATGCTTCGCCGGCTGGAAAAAAGGATCCTGGTTGACCTGCCGAGTCAAGAGGCACGGCAAGCAATGATCCAGCACTGGCTTCCTCCTGTGAGCAACAGCGGAGGAGTGACACTGAGGACCGAGTTGGACTACGCCTTGCTCAGTCAG GAGATGGACGGGTATTCTGGCTCCGACATCAAATTGGGCTGCAAAGAAGCTGCGATGCGACCCGTAAGAAAAATCTTCAGTGCCCTTGAAAACCACCAACCAG ACACTGGGAGCCTACCTGTAATCCAACTGGACACTGTCACCACAAAAGACTTCCTGGAGGTGCTCATGCACACCAAGCCCTCTGCTAAGAATCTCACCCAGAAATACACCAGCTGGCAAAGAGAATTTGAATCTGTCTGA